A genomic window from Methylorubrum extorquens includes:
- the rpsL gene encoding 30S ribosomal protein S12, whose protein sequence is MPTINQLIAQPRKAQKARNKVPALNACPQKRGVCTRVYTTTPKKPNSALRKVAKVRLTNGFEVIGYIPGEGHNLQEHSVVMIRGGRVKDLPGVRYHILRGVLDTQGVKNRKQRRSKYGAKRPK, encoded by the coding sequence ATGCCGACGATCAACCAGCTGATCGCCCAGCCGCGCAAGGCGCAGAAGGCGCGCAACAAGGTGCCGGCGCTCAACGCCTGCCCGCAGAAGCGCGGCGTTTGCACGCGCGTCTACACCACGACCCCGAAGAAGCCGAACTCGGCGCTTCGTAAGGTCGCCAAGGTGCGCCTGACCAACGGCTTCGAGGTGATCGGTTACATCCCCGGCGAGGGCCACAACCTTCAGGAGCACTCCGTGGTCATGATCCGCGGCGGCCGCGTGAAGGACCTTCCGGGTGTGCGCTACCACATCCTGCGCGGCGTGCTCGACACGCAGGGCGTCAAGAACCGCAAGCAGCGCCGTTCGAAGTACGGTGCAAAGCGTCCGAAGTAA
- the rpsJ gene encoding 30S ribosomal protein S10: protein MNGQNIRIRLKAFDHRILDASTKEIVSTARRTGAQIRGPIPLPTHIEKFTVNRSPHIDKKSREQFEMRTHKRVLDIVDPTPQTVDALMKLDLAAGVDVEIKL, encoded by the coding sequence ATGAACGGTCAGAACATCCGCATTCGCCTTAAGGCGTTCGATCACCGCATCCTCGATGCGTCCACCAAGGAAATCGTCTCGACCGCGCGCCGCACCGGCGCGCAGATCCGAGGCCCGATCCCGCTGCCGACCCATATCGAGAAGTTCACGGTGAACCGTTCGCCGCACATCGATAAGAAGTCGCGCGAGCAGTTCGAGATGCGCACGCACAAGCGGGTGCTCGATATCGTCGACCCGACGCCGCAGACCGTGGACGCGCTGATGAAGCTCGACCTCGCCGCTGGCGTGGACGTGGAGATCAAGCTCTAA
- a CDS encoding 50S ribosomal protein L23, protein MSADPRHYDIIVSPVITEKATNLTEQNKVVFRVAPKATKPQIKEAVERLFDVKVTGVNTLTTKGKKKFFRGQRGQRSDVKKAIVTLAEGDTIDVTTGL, encoded by the coding sequence ATGAGTGCCGATCCGCGCCACTACGACATCATCGTCTCCCCCGTGATCACGGAGAAGGCGACGAACCTCACTGAGCAGAACAAGGTCGTCTTCCGGGTTGCCCCGAAGGCCACCAAGCCGCAGATCAAGGAAGCGGTCGAGCGTCTGTTCGACGTCAAGGTCACGGGCGTGAACACGCTCACGACCAAGGGCAAGAAGAAGTTCTTCCGCGGGCAGCGCGGGCAGCGTTCGGACGTGAAGAAGGCGATCGTGACCCTCGCCGAGGGTGATACGATCGACGTCACGACCGGCCTCTGA
- the rpsS gene encoding 30S ribosomal protein S19 has product MARSLWKGPFVDGYLLKKADAARGGSRNEVVKIWSRRSTILPQFVGITFGVHNGHKHIPVYVTEEMVGHKFGEFSPTRTFPGHAADKKAKRR; this is encoded by the coding sequence ATGGCACGTTCCCTCTGGAAAGGGCCGTTCGTCGACGGCTACCTCCTCAAGAAGGCCGACGCCGCCCGCGGCGGCAGCCGCAACGAGGTCGTCAAGATCTGGAGCCGTCGCTCCACGATCCTTCCGCAGTTCGTGGGCATCACCTTCGGTGTGCACAACGGACACAAGCATATCCCGGTCTACGTCACCGAGGAGATGGTCGGTCACAAGTTCGGCGAGTTCTCGCCGACCCGCACCTTCCCCGGTCACGCGGCCGACAAGAAGGCAAAGAGGCGCTGA
- the rplB gene encoding 50S ribosomal protein L2 has protein sequence MALKTFKPVTPSLRQLVLVDRRELYKGKPVKALTEGKSSSGGRNNLGRITVRFRGGGHKRVLRNVDFKRRENLNVPATVERIEYDPNRTAFIALITFPDGKQSYILAPQRLSPGDKVIAGESVDVKPGNAAPIGSMPVGTIVHNVELKIGKGGAIARSAGNYAQIVGRDQGYVTLRLNSGEQRLVHGQCFATVGAVSNPDHMNISLGKAGRNRWLGKRPHVRGVAMNPVDHPHGGGEGRTSGGRNPVTPWGVPTKGKKTRSNKRTDTFILSSRHNRKK, from the coding sequence ATGGCCTTGAAGACATTCAAACCGGTCACGCCGAGCCTGCGCCAGCTCGTGCTCGTCGATCGCCGTGAGCTCTACAAGGGCAAGCCGGTGAAGGCGCTGACCGAGGGCAAGAGCTCCTCGGGCGGCCGCAACAACCTGGGCCGCATCACCGTCCGCTTCCGCGGCGGTGGTCACAAGCGGGTCCTGCGCAACGTCGACTTCAAGCGTCGCGAGAACCTCAACGTTCCCGCGACGGTGGAGCGGATCGAGTACGATCCGAACCGGACGGCGTTCATCGCGCTCATCACCTTCCCCGATGGGAAGCAGAGCTACATCCTCGCCCCCCAGCGCCTGTCGCCGGGTGACAAGGTGATCGCCGGTGAGAGCGTCGACGTGAAGCCGGGCAATGCGGCGCCGATCGGCTCCATGCCGGTGGGCACCATCGTCCACAACGTCGAGCTGAAGATCGGCAAGGGCGGCGCGATCGCCCGCTCCGCCGGCAACTACGCTCAGATCGTCGGACGCGACCAGGGCTACGTGACGCTGCGCCTGAACTCGGGCGAGCAGCGCCTCGTGCACGGTCAGTGCTTCGCGACTGTGGGTGCGGTGTCGAACCCGGACCACATGAACATCTCGCTGGGCAAGGCCGGCCGTAACCGCTGGCTCGGCAAGCGCCCGCACGTTCGCGGTGTCGCCATGAACCCGGTGGATCACCCGCACGGCGGCGGCGAGGGTCGTACCTCGGGCGGCCGGAACCCGGTCACGCCCTGGGGCGTGCCCACCAAGGGGAAGAAGACCCGGTCCAACAAGCGGACCGATACCTTCATCCTGTCCAGCCGCCATAACCGCAAGAAGTAA
- the rplD gene encoding 50S ribosomal protein L4, which translates to MKLDITTLDGGSAGSVELNEAIFGLEPRADILQRMVRYQLAKRRAGTHAVKNRSDVDRTTKKLYKQKGTGNARHGAASAPQFRGGGRAFGPVVRDHSHDLPKKVRALALKHALSAKAKASTLIVVDDIKVDNHKTKAMIERFEKLGLSSALIIGGAEVDENFGRAARAIPKIDVLPVQGINVYDILRRDTLVLTRAAVDALEERFK; encoded by the coding sequence ATGAAACTCGATATCACCACGCTCGACGGCGGCTCCGCCGGCTCGGTCGAGCTCAACGAGGCGATCTTCGGCCTCGAGCCGCGCGCCGACATCCTGCAGCGGATGGTGCGCTACCAGCTCGCCAAGCGGCGCGCCGGTACCCACGCCGTCAAGAACCGCTCGGACGTCGATCGCACGACCAAGAAGCTGTACAAGCAGAAGGGCACCGGCAACGCCCGTCACGGCGCTGCCTCCGCCCCGCAGTTCCGCGGCGGCGGCCGGGCCTTCGGTCCGGTGGTGCGCGACCACAGCCATGACCTTCCCAAGAAGGTCCGGGCGCTGGCGCTCAAGCACGCCCTCTCGGCCAAGGCCAAGGCCTCGACCCTGATCGTCGTCGACGACATCAAGGTCGACAACCACAAGACCAAGGCCATGATCGAGCGCTTCGAGAAGCTCGGTCTGTCGAGCGCGCTGATCATCGGCGGCGCTGAAGTGGACGAGAACTTCGGCCGCGCCGCCCGCGCCATTCCGAAGATCGATGTGCTGCCCGTCCAGGGCATCAACGTCTACGACATCCTGCGCCGCGACACGCTCGTGCTGACGCGCGCCGCCGTCGATGCGCTGGAGGAGCGTTTCAAATGA
- the rpsG gene encoding 30S ribosomal protein S7, which yields MSRRHSAEKREIIPDAKYGDVVLTKFMNSIMYEGKKSTAERIVYGAFDIVENRARANPIEVFRAALDNVAPAIEVRSRRVGGATYQVPVEVRTERRQALAIRWLIQAARGRNDRTMIERLSAELLDAANNRGNAVKKREDTHRMAEANRAFSHYRW from the coding sequence ATGTCCCGTCGTCACTCTGCCGAGAAGCGCGAGATCATCCCGGACGCCAAGTACGGCGATGTCGTTCTGACCAAGTTCATGAATTCCATCATGTACGAGGGCAAGAAGTCGACCGCCGAGCGGATCGTCTACGGCGCGTTCGACATCGTCGAGAACCGCGCCCGCGCCAATCCGATCGAGGTGTTCCGCGCCGCGCTCGACAACGTCGCCCCGGCGATCGAGGTCCGGTCCCGCCGCGTCGGCGGCGCGACCTACCAGGTCCCCGTCGAAGTCCGCACCGAGCGCCGTCAGGCTCTCGCGATCCGCTGGCTGATCCAGGCCGCCCGCGGCCGCAACGACCGGACCATGATCGAGCGTCTCTCCGCCGAGCTGCTCGACGCCGCCAACAACCGCGGTAACGCCGTCAAGAAGCGCGAAGACACCCACCGGATGGCCGAGGCCAACCGCGCCTTCTCGCACTACCGCTGGTAA
- the rplC gene encoding 50S ribosomal protein L3, which yields MRSGVIARKVGMTRVFTDAGEHVPVTVLQIDQCQVVAHRTTEKDGYVALQVGVGKAKVKNVSQAERGRFAVAKVEPKKRLAEFRVSEDALIPVGAEITADHFIPGQFVDVTGTSTGKGFAGGMKRWNFGGLRATHGVSISHRSIGSTGGRQDPGKTFKNKKMPGHLGVERVTTQNLKVVRTDPERGLILVEGAVPGVAGGWIQVRDSVKRKLPADVPLPGKFRENGSAGASQVEAAPEAPASEENA from the coding sequence ATGCGCTCAGGCGTCATCGCACGGAAGGTCGGCATGACCCGCGTCTTTACGGACGCTGGCGAGCATGTGCCCGTCACTGTGCTCCAGATTGATCAGTGCCAAGTCGTGGCACACCGCACGACCGAGAAGGATGGCTACGTCGCCCTCCAGGTCGGCGTCGGCAAGGCCAAGGTAAAGAACGTGTCGCAGGCCGAGCGTGGCCGCTTCGCGGTCGCCAAGGTCGAGCCCAAGAAGAGGCTCGCCGAGTTCCGCGTGTCCGAGGACGCGCTGATCCCGGTCGGTGCCGAGATCACCGCCGATCACTTCATCCCGGGTCAGTTCGTCGACGTGACGGGCACCAGCACGGGTAAGGGTTTCGCCGGCGGCATGAAGCGCTGGAACTTCGGCGGTCTGCGCGCCACCCACGGCGTGTCGATCTCCCACCGTTCGATCGGTTCGACCGGTGGCCGTCAGGATCCGGGCAAGACCTTCAAGAACAAGAAGATGCCGGGTCACCTGGGCGTCGAGCGCGTGACCACGCAGAACCTCAAGGTCGTCCGCACCGATCCGGAGCGCGGCCTGATCCTCGTCGAAGGCGCCGTCCCCGGTGTCGCCGGCGGCTGGATCCAGGTTCGCGACTCGGTCAAGCGCAAGCTGCCGGCCGATGTGCCGCTGCCGGGCAAGTTCCGTGAGAACGGTTCTGCCGGCGCGTCCCAGGTCGAGGCGGCCCCCGAGGCTCCGGCGTCCGAGGAGAACGCGTGA
- the fusA gene encoding elongation factor G produces the protein MPRTHAIEDYRNFGIMAHIDAGKTTTTERILYYTGKSHKIGEVHEGAATMDWMEQEQERGITITSAATTCFWREKRLNIIDTPGHVDFTIEVERSLRVLDGAVCVLDGNQGVEPQTETVWRQADKYDVPRVVFVNKMDKIGADFFKCVADIIGRVAGKPVCLQLPIGAESSFKGVIDLIKMKAIVWSGEALGANFSEEEIPADLADQAVEYRTKMIEACVELDDDAMTAYLDGVEPDEETLRRLVRKAVQLRAFHPVLCGSAFKNKGVQPLLDAVVDYLPSPADRGEIKGLDFKTEEEVVRHPSDTDPFSMLAFKIMDDPHVGTITFCRVYSGKVESGANVINSSRDKKERVGRMLLMHANNREDVKEAFAGDIVALAGLKDTRTGDTLCDPKDAVILEKMEFPEPVIEIAVEPKSKADQEKLGIALSKLAAEDPSFRVSTDQESGQTILRGMGELHLDIKVDILRRTYKVDANIGQPQVAYREKLTRRQEIDYTHKKQTGGTGQFARVKFVVEPNEPGAGFAFESKIVGGAVPKEYIPGVEKGLNSVLGAGVLAGFPVVDVKVELIDGAYHDVDSSALAFEIASRAAFREALQKGGSVLLEPVMKVEVVSPEEYTGSVIGDLNSRRGQIQGQDMRGNANVINAMVPLANMFGYVNQLRSFSQGRANFTMQFDHYEEVPRGEADKVIAKYA, from the coding sequence ATGCCCCGCACGCATGCGATCGAGGACTACCGCAACTTCGGCATCATGGCCCACATCGATGCCGGCAAGACCACGACGACCGAGCGGATCCTCTACTACACCGGAAAGTCCCATAAGATCGGCGAGGTCCATGAGGGCGCCGCCACGATGGACTGGATGGAGCAGGAGCAGGAGCGTGGCATCACGATCACCTCGGCTGCAACCACCTGCTTTTGGCGCGAGAAGCGCCTGAACATCATCGACACCCCCGGCCACGTCGACTTCACCATCGAAGTGGAGCGCTCGCTCCGCGTGCTCGACGGCGCCGTATGCGTGCTCGACGGCAACCAGGGCGTCGAGCCCCAGACCGAGACCGTGTGGCGTCAGGCCGACAAGTACGACGTGCCGCGTGTCGTGTTCGTCAACAAGATGGACAAGATCGGCGCCGACTTCTTCAAGTGCGTTGCCGACATCATCGGCCGCGTGGCCGGCAAGCCGGTTTGCTTGCAGCTGCCGATCGGTGCCGAGTCGAGCTTCAAGGGCGTGATCGACCTCATCAAGATGAAGGCGATCGTTTGGTCGGGTGAGGCGCTCGGCGCCAACTTCTCCGAGGAGGAGATCCCGGCCGATCTCGCCGATCAGGCGGTCGAGTACCGCACCAAGATGATCGAAGCCTGCGTCGAGCTCGACGACGACGCGATGACCGCCTACCTCGACGGCGTCGAGCCGGACGAGGAGACCCTGCGCCGGCTCGTGCGCAAGGCGGTGCAGCTTCGCGCCTTCCACCCGGTGCTGTGCGGCTCGGCCTTCAAGAACAAGGGCGTGCAGCCGCTCCTCGACGCCGTCGTCGATTACCTCCCGTCTCCCGCCGACCGCGGCGAGATCAAGGGTCTCGACTTCAAGACCGAGGAAGAGGTGGTTCGCCACCCGTCCGACACCGACCCCTTCTCCATGCTCGCCTTCAAGATCATGGACGATCCCCACGTCGGGACGATCACCTTCTGCCGCGTCTATTCCGGCAAGGTCGAGTCGGGCGCCAACGTCATCAATTCGTCGCGCGACAAGAAAGAGCGCGTCGGCCGCATGCTCCTGATGCACGCCAACAACCGTGAGGACGTCAAGGAGGCCTTCGCCGGCGACATCGTCGCCCTGGCCGGTCTCAAGGACACCCGCACCGGCGATACGCTGTGCGATCCGAAGGACGCGGTGATCCTCGAGAAGATGGAGTTCCCCGAGCCCGTCATCGAGATCGCCGTCGAGCCGAAGTCGAAGGCCGATCAGGAGAAGCTCGGCATCGCGCTCTCCAAGCTCGCCGCCGAGGATCCGTCCTTCCGCGTCTCGACTGACCAGGAATCCGGTCAGACCATCCTTCGCGGGATGGGCGAGCTGCACCTCGACATCAAGGTCGATATCCTGCGCCGTACCTATAAGGTCGACGCGAATATCGGTCAGCCGCAGGTGGCGTACCGCGAGAAGCTGACCCGCCGTCAGGAGATCGACTACACCCACAAGAAGCAGACCGGCGGCACCGGTCAGTTCGCCCGGGTGAAGTTCGTGGTCGAGCCGAACGAGCCGGGTGCCGGCTTCGCCTTCGAGTCGAAGATCGTCGGCGGCGCGGTGCCGAAGGAGTACATCCCCGGTGTCGAGAAGGGCCTCAACTCGGTCCTCGGCGCAGGCGTGCTCGCCGGCTTCCCGGTGGTCGACGTCAAGGTCGAGCTGATCGACGGCGCCTACCACGACGTCGACTCCTCGGCGCTGGCCTTCGAAATTGCCTCCCGCGCCGCCTTCCGCGAGGCGCTGCAAAAGGGCGGATCGGTTCTGCTCGAGCCGGTCATGAAGGTCGAGGTTGTCTCGCCGGAAGAGTATACCGGCTCGGTCATCGGCGATCTCAACTCCCGCCGCGGCCAGATCCAGGGCCAGGACATGCGCGGCAACGCCAACGTCATCAACGCGATGGTACCGCTGGCCAACATGTTCGGCTACGTGAACCAGTTGCGCTCCTTCTCCCAGGGACGCGCCAACTTCACGATGCAGTTCGACCATTACGAGGAAGTGCCGCGCGGCGAGGCCGATAAGGTCATTGCCAAGTACGCCTGA
- the tuf gene encoding elongation factor Tu, translated as MGKEKFSRTKPHCNIGTIGHVDHGKTSLTAAITKVLAESGGATFTAYDQIDKAPEEKARGITISTAHVEYETTNRHYAHVDCPGHADYVKNMITGAAQMDGAILVVSAADGPMPQTREHILLARQVGVPALVVFLNKVDMVDDEELLELVELEVRELLSKYDFPGDDIPITKGSALMALEDKEPKIGKEAVLALMATVDEYIPQPERPIDMPFLMPIEDVFSISGRGTVVTGRVERGIVKVGESVEIVGIRPTTTTTVTGVEMFRKLLDQGQAGDNVGVLLRGTKREDVERGQVVCKPGSVKPHSKFKAEAYILTKEEGGRHTPFFTNYRPQFYFRTTDVTGVCTLPEGTEMVMPGDNVTMDVVLIVPVAMEEKLRFAIREGGRTVGAGVVAAIND; from the coding sequence ATGGGTAAGGAAAAGTTCTCCCGTACCAAGCCGCACTGCAACATCGGCACGATCGGGCACGTGGATCACGGCAAGACGTCGCTGACGGCGGCGATCACGAAGGTTCTGGCGGAGTCGGGTGGGGCGACCTTCACGGCCTACGACCAGATCGACAAGGCGCCGGAAGAGAAGGCGCGCGGCATCACGATCTCGACCGCCCACGTCGAGTACGAGACGACCAACCGCCACTACGCGCACGTCGACTGCCCCGGCCACGCCGACTACGTGAAGAACATGATCACCGGTGCCGCCCAGATGGACGGCGCGATCCTGGTCGTGTCCGCCGCCGACGGCCCGATGCCGCAGACCCGCGAGCACATCCTGCTCGCCCGCCAGGTCGGCGTGCCGGCGCTGGTGGTGTTCCTCAACAAGGTCGACATGGTCGATGACGAGGAGCTCCTGGAGCTGGTCGAGCTGGAGGTGCGCGAGCTCCTCTCCAAGTACGACTTCCCCGGCGACGACATCCCGATCACCAAGGGCTCGGCCCTGATGGCGCTCGAGGACAAGGAGCCGAAGATCGGCAAGGAAGCCGTCCTGGCGCTGATGGCGACGGTGGACGAGTACATCCCGCAGCCGGAGCGTCCGATCGACATGCCGTTCCTGATGCCGATCGAGGACGTGTTCTCGATCTCGGGCCGCGGCACGGTGGTGACGGGACGCGTCGAGCGCGGCATCGTCAAGGTCGGCGAGTCGGTGGAGATCGTCGGCATCCGTCCGACGACGACGACGACGGTGACCGGCGTCGAGATGTTCCGCAAGCTGCTCGACCAGGGCCAGGCGGGCGACAACGTCGGCGTGCTGCTGCGCGGCACCAAGCGCGAGGACGTGGAGCGCGGCCAGGTCGTGTGCAAGCCGGGTTCGGTGAAGCCGCACTCGAAGTTCAAGGCCGAGGCCTACATCCTGACGAAGGAGGAGGGCGGCCGCCACACGCCGTTCTTCACCAACTACCGCCCGCAGTTCTACTTCCGCACGACGGACGTGACCGGCGTGTGCACGCTGCCCGAGGGCACCGAGATGGTGATGCCGGGCGACAACGTGACCATGGACGTGGTGCTGATCGTGCCGGTGGCCATGGAAGAGAAGCTGCGCTTCGCCATCCGCGAGGGTGGCCGCACCGTCGGTGCCGGCGTCGTCGCCGCCATCAACGACTAA
- the rplV gene encoding 50S ribosomal protein L22, with translation MGKPATPRALPENEAKAVARMLRVSPQKLNLVAALIRGKKVDTALADLEFSRKRIARDVKKCLESAIANAENNHDLDVDDLVVSQAFVGKALVLKRFHARARGRGARILKPFANLTIVVREVRAEAA, from the coding sequence ATGGGCAAGCCTGCCACCCCCCGCGCGCTCCCCGAGAACGAGGCGAAGGCCGTCGCGCGGATGCTCCGCGTGTCGCCCCAGAAGCTCAACCTCGTGGCGGCGCTGATCCGCGGCAAGAAGGTCGACACGGCCCTTGCCGATCTCGAATTCTCCCGCAAGCGCATCGCCCGCGATGTGAAGAAGTGCCTGGAGAGCGCGATCGCCAACGCCGAGAACAACCACGATCTCGACGTGGACGATCTCGTCGTCTCCCAGGCCTTCGTCGGCAAGGCGCTGGTGCTCAAGCGCTTCCACGCCCGTGCCCGCGGTCGCGGCGCGCGCATCCTGAAGCCCTTTGCGAACCTCACGATCGTGGTTCGCGAAGTGCGCGCTGAAGCGGCCTGA